One stretch of Schlesneria sp. DSM 10557 DNA includes these proteins:
- a CDS encoding succinylglutamate desuccinylase/aspartoacylase family protein, protein MTGTRLTLRQYDFQAGSGGPHLLITGGVHGDEFEPIAAIRRLIDLFSRQSSDVAGFKGRLTLVPVVNESAFLRGHRCGDDGLDLARTCPGRPDGSITEQTAFALSELIRKVDYYIDLHTGGTELSVYPLAGYVMHADPATLGVQRRMAKAFNLPLIWGTAANLNGRSLSVARDANVPAIYCEYLGSATCDRAGIESYFTGCLNVMAELGMLDRPCPVSRVERVVENPEPDQGHMQICNPSPLTGYFDPRVKLGDMVAAGDVMGTVYPLEGGEPREIVSTQAGQVIVLRTFPRVKQGESVGVVMELPVA, encoded by the coding sequence ATGACCGGTACCAGATTGACACTAAGGCAATACGACTTTCAAGCGGGCTCCGGCGGGCCTCATCTGCTCATCACGGGTGGGGTGCATGGAGACGAGTTTGAACCGATCGCGGCGATCCGCCGGTTGATTGATCTGTTTTCCCGCCAGTCATCGGACGTCGCCGGCTTCAAGGGACGTCTGACGCTGGTTCCCGTCGTCAATGAGTCGGCGTTCTTGCGGGGACATCGATGCGGCGACGATGGGCTCGATCTGGCGCGTACCTGTCCCGGACGACCGGATGGAAGCATCACAGAGCAGACAGCCTTTGCGTTGAGTGAGCTGATCCGGAAGGTGGATTATTACATCGATCTGCACACAGGAGGGACAGAACTGTCTGTATATCCCCTGGCGGGGTATGTCATGCATGCCGACCCCGCCACGCTGGGTGTGCAGCGACGAATGGCAAAGGCCTTCAATCTGCCACTGATCTGGGGGACGGCAGCCAATCTCAACGGTCGATCCCTGTCAGTCGCTCGCGATGCGAATGTCCCCGCCATTTATTGTGAGTATCTCGGTTCAGCAACCTGCGATCGGGCCGGAATAGAGTCCTACTTCACAGGTTGTCTGAATGTGATGGCCGAATTAGGAATGCTTGATCGACCTTGTCCGGTCAGTCGCGTGGAAAGGGTCGTTGAGAATCCGGAACCTGATCAGGGACATATGCAGATCTGTAATCCGTCACCTCTGACGGGTTACTTCGATCCGCGGGTGAAGCTGGGAGACATGGTCGCTGCGGGCGACGTGATGGGGACCGTGTATCCCCTCGAAGGGGGCGAACCACGCGAAATTGTGTCTACCCAGGCGGGGCAGGTCATCGTTTTGCGGACGTTCCCCCGAGTGAAGCAGGGGGAATCTGTCGGAGTTGTGATGGAACTGCCTGTCGCGTGA
- a CDS encoding SDR family NAD(P)-dependent oxidoreductase — MINLTGKFALVTGAGRGIGKGCALQLARCGADIILNDRPGSPDLAATAEEIRALGRTCHAMDADVFSRAGCEALVEKAIKTAGRIDIFVSNPAYSRRGKFLEYSPDEFERTINGTLISGFHMSQLVARHMVAQRIRGKMVFISSVQAEMPFALCAPYGAAKAGLNHLTRTISVELAPHRINVNCIEPGWIDTPGEHVTFSDETMEEEGARLPWGRLGLPEDIGNAAAFLVSEQADYVTGVVFPVDGGFRFKDCQAESIVAPAEPKP; from the coding sequence GTGATTAATCTGACTGGAAAGTTCGCCCTCGTGACGGGAGCGGGGCGCGGAATAGGAAAAGGTTGCGCCTTGCAACTGGCTCGCTGTGGTGCGGACATCATCCTGAACGATCGCCCCGGCAGTCCGGATCTCGCTGCGACAGCAGAAGAGATTCGGGCTCTGGGCCGAACCTGCCATGCCATGGATGCCGACGTCTTTTCTCGCGCGGGCTGCGAGGCGCTGGTCGAAAAGGCGATCAAAACTGCAGGCCGGATCGACATCTTCGTCAGCAACCCCGCCTACAGCCGTCGCGGCAAGTTTCTGGAGTATTCGCCAGACGAGTTTGAACGGACGATCAACGGAACATTGATCAGTGGCTTTCACATGAGCCAGCTCGTGGCTCGCCATATGGTCGCACAGAGAATCCGCGGAAAGATGGTTTTCATTTCCAGCGTTCAGGCAGAGATGCCGTTTGCGCTCTGTGCCCCTTACGGTGCAGCGAAGGCGGGACTGAATCATCTGACCCGCACGATTTCTGTGGAGCTGGCCCCTCACCGAATCAATGTGAACTGTATCGAGCCGGGCTGGATCGATACCCCTGGAGAGCACGTCACGTTCTCGGACGAGACGATGGAAGAAGAAGGGGCTCGGCTTCCCTGGGGAAGACTCGGCCTGCCTGAAGACATCGGAAACGCGGCCGCGTTTCTTGTCTCTGAACAAGCAGACTATGTCACGGGGGTCGTCTTTCCTGTCGATGGCGGTTTCCGGTTCAAAGACTGTCAGGCAGAATCCATCGTCGCCCCTGCGGAACCGAAACCATGA